A section of the Papio anubis isolate 15944 chromosome 4, Panubis1.0, whole genome shotgun sequence genome encodes:
- the HEPACAM2 gene encoding HEPACAM family member 2 isoform X9: protein MGQDAFMEPFGDTLGVFQCKLYLLLFGACSGLKVTVPSHTVHGIRGQALYLPVHYGFHTPASDIQIIWLFERSHTMPKYLLGSVNKSVVPDLEYQHKFTMMPPNASLLINPLQFSDEGNYIVKVNIQGNGTLSSSQKIQVTVDDPVTKPVVQIHPPSGSVEYVGNMTLTCQVEGGTRLVYQWLKNGRPAHTGSTYSFSPQNNTLHIAPVTKEDIGNYSCLVRNPVSEMESDIIMPIIYYGPYGLQVNSDKGLKVGEVFTVDLGEAILFDCSADSYPPNTYSWIRRTDNTTYIIKHGPRLEVASENVAQKTTDYVCCAYNNITGRQDETHFTVIITSVGLEKLAQKGKSLSPLASITGISLFLIISMCLLFLWKKYQPYKVIKQKLEGRPETEYRKAQTFSGHEDALDDFGIYEFVAFPDASGVSRVGFPSG, encoded by the exons ATGGGACAGGATGCTTTCATGGAGCCCTTCGGTGACACACTTGGGGTCTTTCAGTGCAAACTATACCTCCTTCTTTTCG GTGCTTGCTCGGGGCTGAAGGTGACAGTGCCATCACACACTGTCCATGGCATCAGAGGTCAGGCCCTCTACCTACCCGTCCACTATGGCTTCCACACTCCAGCATCAGACATCCAGATCATATGGCTATTTGAGAGATCCCACACGATGCCCAAATACTTACTGGGCTCTGTGAATAAGTCTGTGGTTCCTGACTTGGAATACCAACACAAGTTCACCATGATGCCACCCAATGCCTCTCTGCTTATCAACCCACTGCAGTTCTCTGATGAAGGCAATTACATCGTGAAGGTCAACATTCAGGGAAATGGAACTCTATCCTCCAGTCAGAAGATACAAGTCACGGTTGATG ATCCTGTCACAAAGCCAGTGGTGCAGATTCATCCTCCCTCTGGGTCCGTGGAGTATGTGGGGAACATGACCCTGACATGCCAGGTGGAAGGGGGCACTCGGCTAGTTTACCAATGGCTAAAAAATGGGAGACCTGCCCACACCGGCTCTACCTACTCCTTTTCTCCCCAAAACAATACCCTTCATATTGCTCCAGTGACCAAGGAAGACATTGGGAATTACAGCTGCCTGGTGAGGAACCCTGTCAGTGAAATGGAAAGTGATATCATTATGCCCATCATATatt ATGGACCTTATGGACTTCAAGTGAATTCTGATAAAGGGCTAAAAGTAGGGGAAGTGTTTACTGTTGACCTTGGAGAGGCCATCCTATTTGACTGTTCTGCTGATTCTTATCCCCCCAACACCTACTCCTGGATTAGGAGGACTGACAATACAACATATATCATTAAGCATGGGCCTCGCTTAGAAGTTGCATCTGAGAACGTAGCGCAGAAGACAACTGACTATGTGTGCTGTGCTTACAACAACATAACCGGCAGGCAAGATGAAACTCATTTCACAGTTATCATCACTTCTGTAG gaCTGGAGAAGCTTGcacaaaaaggaaaatcattGTCACCTTTAGCAAGTATAACTGGAATATCACTATTTTTGATTATATCCATGTGTCTTCTCTTCCTATGGAAAAAATATCAACCCTACAAAG TTATAAAACAGAAACTAGAAGGCAG GCCAGAAACAGAATACAGGAAAGCTCAAACATTTTCAG
- the HEPACAM2 gene encoding HEPACAM family member 2 isoform X10, protein MGQDAFMEPFGDTLGVFQCKLYLLLFGACSGLKVTVPSHTVHGIRGQALYLPVHYGFHTPASDIQIIWLFERSHTMPKYLLGSVNKSVVPDLEYQHKFTMMPPNASLLINPLQFSDEGNYIVKVNIQGNGTLSSSQKIQVTVDDPVTKPVVQIHPPSGSVEYVGNMTLTCQVEGGTRLVYQWLKNGRPAHTGSTYSFSPQNNTLHIAPVTKEDIGNYSCLVRNPVSEMESDIIMPIIYYGPYGLQVNSDKGLKVGEVFTVDLGEAILFDCSADSYPPNTYSWIRRTDNTTYIIKHGPRLEVASENVAQKTTDYVCCAYNNITGRQDETHFTVIITSVGLEKLAQKGKSLSPLASITGISLFLIISMCLLFLWKKYQPYKVIKQKLEGQKQNTGKLKHFQAMKMLWMTSEYMNLLLFQMLLVFPGLVFLVAD, encoded by the exons ATGGGACAGGATGCTTTCATGGAGCCCTTCGGTGACACACTTGGGGTCTTTCAGTGCAAACTATACCTCCTTCTTTTCG GTGCTTGCTCGGGGCTGAAGGTGACAGTGCCATCACACACTGTCCATGGCATCAGAGGTCAGGCCCTCTACCTACCCGTCCACTATGGCTTCCACACTCCAGCATCAGACATCCAGATCATATGGCTATTTGAGAGATCCCACACGATGCCCAAATACTTACTGGGCTCTGTGAATAAGTCTGTGGTTCCTGACTTGGAATACCAACACAAGTTCACCATGATGCCACCCAATGCCTCTCTGCTTATCAACCCACTGCAGTTCTCTGATGAAGGCAATTACATCGTGAAGGTCAACATTCAGGGAAATGGAACTCTATCCTCCAGTCAGAAGATACAAGTCACGGTTGATG ATCCTGTCACAAAGCCAGTGGTGCAGATTCATCCTCCCTCTGGGTCCGTGGAGTATGTGGGGAACATGACCCTGACATGCCAGGTGGAAGGGGGCACTCGGCTAGTTTACCAATGGCTAAAAAATGGGAGACCTGCCCACACCGGCTCTACCTACTCCTTTTCTCCCCAAAACAATACCCTTCATATTGCTCCAGTGACCAAGGAAGACATTGGGAATTACAGCTGCCTGGTGAGGAACCCTGTCAGTGAAATGGAAAGTGATATCATTATGCCCATCATATatt ATGGACCTTATGGACTTCAAGTGAATTCTGATAAAGGGCTAAAAGTAGGGGAAGTGTTTACTGTTGACCTTGGAGAGGCCATCCTATTTGACTGTTCTGCTGATTCTTATCCCCCCAACACCTACTCCTGGATTAGGAGGACTGACAATACAACATATATCATTAAGCATGGGCCTCGCTTAGAAGTTGCATCTGAGAACGTAGCGCAGAAGACAACTGACTATGTGTGCTGTGCTTACAACAACATAACCGGCAGGCAAGATGAAACTCATTTCACAGTTATCATCACTTCTGTAG gaCTGGAGAAGCTTGcacaaaaaggaaaatcattGTCACCTTTAGCAAGTATAACTGGAATATCACTATTTTTGATTATATCCATGTGTCTTCTCTTCCTATGGAAAAAATATCAACCCTACAAAG TTATAAAACAGAAACTAGAAG GCCAGAAACAGAATACAGGAAAGCTCAAACATTTTCAG